The window CGAGGTTGATGAACTTCGGCGTGAGGTGGCCGTCGGCGTGACGGTATTGATGCCGTAGAGCCTGCCGGTAGAGCACGCGCAGCCGCTCCTTCACGCGCTCGACGGTGTGACGAAAGGCCACCAGGTTGATCTGGCTGAAGACCGAGGAGACCTTGACCGAGATGTACTCGACGTCTTCGCGGGCCAGGAGCGCCAGGTAGGCCTCGAGCCGGCGCGCCGCTTCGCCCTCACCCAGGATCGCCTCGCCGAGCAGGTTGAGGTTCAGGCGCACGCCCGCGCGACGCCTCTCGGCTAGGTAGTGCCGGAGCTCCTCCTCCTCGGCGGGCAGGATCAGCGACTCGGTCTCGTGGCGCAGGCGGGCCACGATCGGCGGCACCACGACGCTCGGAAGATAGTGACCCATGACCCCGCCGAGCATGAGGGCGACCCGCTCCCACCACTCCATGAACTGCGGCGTGCCGTAGCGCTCGAGCAGGTAACCGAGCTGGTCGGCGATACGCTCCGGCCGTCGGCTGCGGAAGGCCTGATCGACGAGGGCGATGGTGAGCTGCTTGCCGCGCGGGTCTTCCATCATGCGGGCGAGCCGGCGCGCCTGGGTCTTCTCCTCCGGCGTCTCCTGGGCTCGGGCCTCGCGCAGCAGCGTGGCCGCCAGGTCGACGGCGCGGCCGGCGCGCTCTTTTCGCCTCATCGCGGACAAGGCCCCCATCGCTCTAGAGTTCTATTGTACGTGGGGCGGATTTAGTGTACCGGACGCCGGATGTATCCAATTCACGGCATTGGATCGACACGGATGGAGTGCTACAGGAAGGTATGTCGGTCGCGGCAGCTCAAGGTCCGCTGAGTCTCTCCGTCTGCCTCCTATTATCATATATGGTATAGTCTCTGTGACCGAGCCGACACGACACCTGCCATGAAAAAACCTTCAAACTGGGATCTCTACTTCCAGAAGCAGCTTGGCGATTCCGAA is drawn from Candidatus Methylomirabilota bacterium and contains these coding sequences:
- a CDS encoding proline dehydrogenase family protein, which produces MRRKERAGRAVDLAATLLREARAQETPEEKTQARRLARMMEDPRGKQLTIALVDQAFRSRRPERIADQLGYLLERYGTPQFMEWWERVALMLGGVMGHYLPSVVVPPIVARLRHETESLILPAEEEELRHYLAERRRAGVRLNLNLLGEAILGEGEAARRLEAYLALLAREDVEYISVKVSSVFSQINLVAFRHTVERVKERLRVLYRQALRHQYRHADGHLTPKFINLDMEEHRDLDLTVTAFREVLDEAEFLRLRAGVVLQAYLPESHRVQRALTAWAIERGRRGGAPIKLRIVKGANLAMERIEAARHGWPQAPYATKVEVDANFKR